The window AAGGTTGTAAGATGCAAGTGTACGTTCGTGTCTCAGAAACTATAGAGAGAAAGTGTATAAACGTTTTGGCATTTTATTGGTAGCTTGTGGATTCATGAGATTATTGTTGTTCGAAGGTTCCAGGAGCATGCAGATGGATGCTTGGGGTTTCAGGTAACATACATGTCAAGTTTTGCAGTCTTGACTGAGATGTTTTTATACGACTTAAGTGTTTGATGAAAGATAAACATGTCTGCAGACATTTCAGCAATTCATTGGGATCAATACTGTGTCATGTACTATAGCCCTACGATAGTGCACCATCTGATGGAGGGCTCGCTGTGCTTGGCTTAGCTCTATAACTTGTTTCTTTGCACCGGGAATGGGACCAGTCCCATGGACGGTGAACTCAGAGATATACTTACAACAGTACCGAGGCATATGTGGAGGCATGTCTGAAACAATTAACTGTATCAGCAATTTGATTGTGGCACAAACATTCATGTCAATCCAAGAAGCTGCTGGTACAGGAGTGACTTTCTTGATTTTGGTGGGAATAGTGGTTCTAGCTGTTATCTGTGTGATTCATGGGCTAACGTTCTCTGAAGTTTGAACAGATTTGGAAACACAGGGCTTGGGGAAATAACAATGGTTGGACAGTAGCAGTGGTAGCGTTACTCGAGCAGGGATCTCGGCCTTAAGGGGTTCATGCTCATACATTGTGGTATCACAGTAACAGGGTAAACCAAGATTGGATCCGGTTTAGATCAGTGATATGTAATGCAATGCTGGAATAGTACAATGTGTTAGGAACTGTGTTGGTTATAGGGTCCACTTTGGATTCCAGTCTTTTCCATGTCTTATGTTCTAGAGATTTCTTTTGTCTGCAAATCTTATATCTGATGCATGTGTCTATGATCAAAACGTTGCGCATAGAAAAGTCTAACATTAGAAAACTTGACAAGAGCATTCACAAACATAAGACTTGTCATAGGAACTCTGTTCCATTTATCTTCTTGTTCTGTTAAATTATAGTAACAAATATGTCTTTGTCTTCTAGTCACAACGTTAATTGATTTGAGGAAAACAAAGGGAGGTGAAACAGATACATTTATTGTATTTGGACATGGCAATACAATTAGGGACATCAAAGGGCCACCAAGATGTATGATTGGATCTTGTATGATTTATCCTTTGTGTTGCGTTGTCTTATGTGTCACTATACAATGTAGGTCTGTGATTTggtaattcaatattttttatgtcACTGGTGATCTATTTACTTTAATAATCTGTcttcaacttttttttcttatctttttgtACTTATCTGATATATACTACCAACTTTTAGACTATCTAGACTGAACTGAGttccattatatttttttgctgACAAAGTttctatgatatatatatagacgtTCTCAATAAAAGTTGAATGCTACCATTTCTTCCGTCGTATATATAATCGAATTTGACTGAACATAATTTTGTAGCCTCTTTTAAACTTACAGTTGAATGCAATTTTGTTTGGAGTTGGTGAAATGAGAATACATATAACGTTTAAATTTGACTTTGAATTTTGTgacttatatttaatttttttttttgataattatacattggatttgtatttttagatattttttataaagttttgatgtttaatgttttgttttatatattattatacatatattataatgtTAAACAAATATACATGTTTCTTAAATTCTGgcaaataagttttttatttcaatacattttgttttgttttatgtaAGTTTTGATATTTGGATACCTATTCGGATACGGATCAGTTTTTTTGGATATCAAGATTCGAacttacccaaaaaaaaaattaccaaaataacggttcaaatcaattatttttacttAAAGTAAACATAGATATGAATTGGTTTGAGTATTTTATATccataaatattcaaaataactaatatatttgatttatgattttaatttaagatattaatCTTATTATACGTAGAAAACTCAAACGTggttaaacaaaattattatatgaTTTTACTTAAAGTAAACATAGATATGAATTGGTTTGAGTATTTTATATccataaatattcaaaataactaatataaaagGCGTTATAAACTACAATATATAGCAGTAACTCATATAGTTATACTCTTCTAATTTCTTTATTTtgcatatatacatatttaatgtgtatatatacattCTAAAGTGAAGTATTAGACGTTattttaaatcactaaaataagtaaaataaagTCAATGCAATTAAAATAGAGAAAGCAATTTTGGCaatttattttacttatatgCATCAATTAATTAGCGGCAGATGCAAATGATTTTGTCTCGATTTGATATCACTAACATTTGTCGATTCAGGCTAAAGAAGATTAAAGAATCACACTTTTTATTTGCTTGCCAATAACTACAAAGtaggattaaaaaaaatgttcttGTGGAATCTAAAGTTACTTGTCGTATTAAAAATTGGGGTTTAGTCGATATTGGCAGGCCAAGGTGAATTGTTTATAATTAGATTTGCAATAATTAAATGATCTAATAGCTTAGTCTTTCACCTACACAGTTATCTATTAAACTAAGAAACTAAtgcataattatatattttactgttTTATAGTTGTTGAGTACAAATGTATTCAGAAAAATAATTGAAGCAACCTAACGAGTTTGCAGCAGCGACTTCTTGTTGCGGCCGCGAGAAGTGGATGTGAATTTCTAATGCATATAATACTGTGACTAACACATGTAATAATATTATACACAAAGCATGATTTTGCAGTTTGATCTTACATGTATGGTCCCAGTAATAACTCAATATACATTCTATTCCCTTTAATGCATGGACCCCTTAACCCtacatatgtattttatttttgtttcatgaTGAAAGAACATCcacatatatttcattttatttttttgaacaaatatatatttcattttacaaTGAGAAAAAAACTGTGGTTTGATCCTTCGTGACTCAGCCCAATTGCTCAAGACATtcgacattatttttttgttattttgtggTATTATAGCGTGAGATTCATTTTTCGTTGCAtacacattaaatatatatatataagatgagATGATCTTACATTTTAATCAGAAAATGGGATAATCTTGTACaataatctttttatatatctttttattcATGTACAATATTGTGTTCaataatttatgatatttcatTCATACATGCTAAAAAGATAACTAAATATCGAATGATGTGTATGCATAAATAAATGGTGATACGTAGTTTAAACACGCAAGTCAAATCTAGCTTCTAAACTACAATTTGAtggataaaatatgatattagaAAAGAATTGGTTCTGGTTATAgccatataaaatattagtttagattttcaaaaaaaaaaatttaaaaaaaataaatatatatataaagaaatatgtcttcaaattatttagtttcttataatttttttactaaattggTTAACTCCAGCAAAATCTCAAAATAGTCCTTGAACATGAAACACATAAATGTCTGATTGGTTTTTGTCCCTTTTTTACATATATCAACTCTGTCAATGTTTTATTCAGTGTTAACTTACAAAATATGAGAGATATATAATTATCTAATGATTTTTACAGCGCCATCTAAAATCAAAACATAGTTCTAAACTAATGCAGTAAACCACCGTAGCAATTGCAAATATATTAGACCAAATTACATTTTTAAatcacatatttttttaaatcacataTTTAGAAAGCTTAATCAGTGGGAATATCTGGCCAAAAGGTGCTCTCTGAGAATAATATTCGATGATCTAGATTCTATGCGCACATGGCGGGCCCCGATTTGCCGGCCCACTTTGGACTTACACGTTCATggtaatcatcatcatcatcatatacaaataatcacATACATACATGGATTAGTAACCGCAACATGATTAAGCAAGAGACAATAAATAGCTGCCGCCCGTTGATAGCTTTATAAGCACCTCTTCACCTTCTTCCTCTCCTCACTTACTCTCCTCTCTTTCCTCTTAACCTTTCTCTCTGCAAAGAAAAGCAGAAACCAAGAATGTGCGACTCACACTTCCTCTCTCGCTGTTCATCATACGAGGCAGACTTTGATTCTGACTCAGACATCTCTACCTCAAGCTCATGCTCCTCGTACAGTGAATCTGAGGAGGAGATAAACAAAGACTTCGGTTATGAGCTATCAACAAAGAAGTtggagaataagaagaagaagagcaatgTGTTGCTTGAAGGGTACGTTCTTGATGCGGTGGTGAATGATGATCTGAAGAGGACCAAGAGTTTAACAGACGACGATCTAGAGGAGCTTAAAGGTTGTGTAGATCTTGGTTTCGGGTTCAACTACGAGGAGATTCCTGAGCTTTGTAATACTTTACCTGCTCTTGAGCTTTGTTACTCGATGAGTCAGAAGTTCATGGATCAAGATCATCACCATACTTCTTCGCCTGAGAAGATTGAATCACCTGTTAGCTCGCTAGCTAGCTGGAAGATATCTAGTCCTGGTAAGCTCCAGCTTTCAAAATGTTAAAccgtttcttgttttttttttcatattttctgaTTAAATGAAATGTGTGAAAACAGGCGACAATCCTGATGATGTCAAAGCGAGGTTGAGATTCTGGGCACAAGCTGTGGCATGCACCGTGAGACTATGCACTTGAGAAGAAGAAGTACAACAAACAAAACTTGCAGGAGTGATGTCTCTTTACAAGCTGTTCTGTTTCAGAATTTGAGACTGACCTGCTTGAACCACCCACTTGTTGTATGTACAAACAGATGTATAAAATGATTTTGCTAGAGAAATTTCTTGTAATGCATTCTTATAagagcaaaataaaataaaattttattcttttgatGAAGATTGGTACAAAGAACATGGTTCACACAAGCATACATCTAAAGAGAATCAGTATATAAAAGTGGCTCTCATTCTCAATCTCGGACATGTTCCATGCTTCTTCTCTCCTGTCTTGCACCAAACCGGTCCACATCATAAGTCTATAGAGAAACTATTGCTGTGTTCTTGTCCTTAATTAAAAATGTACAACTTTCACAAGATTAGGAtgcttctttatttttatacaaGAGTTCGGAGTTATTACAACCTAACTGTTCCTAAGAGTTTGGCAAAAGTTGCATCCCAAAGTTTCTAACTACAGATATATGTTCACATTCAACCTATGAATTAGTTTCTTGTCTTAATTCCATAGAGATAATCTAGCACAACAACTCaccttgaatttttttttatgttcaaGCAGATGACAATAGCTTCTCTATGTCTTTCTGTGAAAAGAAGTAGGACAAATCTAAAAGGTCAGACAGATCCTTTAGTGGTTAAAGAAACGAACATCAATGTGTGTGGGAGGGGAAACTTATACTAACCTCGATCTCAAGAGGTGAAGTTGTAGGAGCATATCGATCCACAACATTTCCTTGTTTGTCTACCAGAAACTTTGCAAAGTTCCACTTGATAGAATCCCCAAACAATCCGcctttttgttcttttaagAACTTGTATAGAGGTGAAGCGTTCTCTCCATTCACTTCAATCTTATCATCAGAGAATTAAACAAGTATCAAAACTACGCAGTAACATCACCGCGTGATAGAAACCTGAGAAACAAGTTCAAGAGTTCAAGAGAACCTTGTCAAAGATGGGAAACTCTCCTTTGAAGGTTGTGCAAATGTTATCCTTGATCTCCTTGTTGCTACCTGGCTCTTGACCTCCAAATTGGTTGCAAGGAAACGCTAAGATCTCAAGCCCTGCGTGTGAAACGAGGCTTCCCTTAATACTTACACATCACATGTTCCATTAATTACAAGCCTAAGAAAGCCAGAGACATACCCTTGGTTTTGTACTTGGCATACAAAATGTTCAGCTCTTTGTAGTTTCCTTGTGTTAAACCACTGCCcaataaaagattaaaaaaacacattacACACAAAACTTATATTGTTCACTGCATCATAATCACTGAAACATTGTAGAGTTAGCACCACTGATGGGATCTTATACTTAAAACGCTTACCACTTAGAGGCTACGTTGACAATAAGAAGCACCTTTCCAGTGAACTTGCTTAAACTCACATTATTCCCTTCAATGTCCTGCAAATTTTCAATTAGAGACATGAATAACTTTGTAGAGCTCGTTAACTATAAAGATTAACATAAACCAGATAGGTTCTTGAAACATTCACTTTaaacacacacataaaaatAGCCAATCTTCTCATCTAACAGTCAACATTTGCAATAGTAACCATTAGTAATCAAGAACATTCGTCTAGTTCTACGAAGTTAACATCATATTCCCTGTGATCTACCCTTAAAGATCAAGTCTTTGTACTGAATTAGTAATGATGACAACATAATTAGAAAAAACGAAAGCAATGTCCGATCATAGAGTTGTTGATCATGTCATAAAGTGTACCCAGAAGAACTGAATCAACTAGAACTTGACATGATCTCGGAATAACACAAGGAGGGAGAACAATTATTATACCTTAACAGAGATGTGGTAGATGGAGCTGTATGATGATTGGTCGACAATAGCTGGAGAAGGCAGGGACATGTACAGGTAGAAGACAAAGGCTAGAGGCAATAAGAGAATTAAGACACAAGTTCTTGATCTAGGCATCGAGACAGattcttttaaaatcttcttctcTATGGTGAAAGAGGACGAGGACGAACAAACAAAAATGTTCCAAGTTTCTAACACAACACAACTCAAGAAGCTTGTTGACTTGGACAATGGACAACTGTTGCCCGGATTCGAAAGTTAAAAGCTTTAATGGGCTTTTACATGGGTTTTGATCGCAATGCCTTCAGACCAATGAACATCCATCACAACAAGAATATAAAGTCGCATTACGTGACAAGTTTATTGTATCATAATCAACTTTTAAGATTGTAGAGTTAAGCATCACTGATATGATAGCCTGATACTGTAATGCTACATAGTAAAAAGGGTGGCTACTACAAACTTTAGTGAGAAGCAGAAGCAACTTTCTCGCAATTTTCTGATTCAGAATCATCTTCGGAGAAGCTTGGGGGTTTAGGAATGAGTCCTAAAGTCTTGAACATGAGTTGGTCGGCGTCAAAGTCATTGTTTGGTGTTGTTAACAGCTTCTCCCCAGTGAAGATAGAGTTTGCACCAGCAAGAAAACACAAGGCTTGCTCTGGCATTGTGAACCGGACTCTGCCAGCAGATAACCTCACCATTGCTTTTGGCATCACAATTCTTGCCGTTCCAATCATCCTGATCATCTCCCATATCTCAACCGGCTgccaaaaaaacacacacaagatTTTTTCAAAGCTCTTTTACCACTAAGCAGCGCCTGTGACTTGCATTGTGTGTGTTTCTACTACCTTCTGGTCTTCAAGAGGAGTGCCTTTCACTGCAAGAAGAGCATTGATAGGAACACTCTCAGGGTGAGAAGGAAGTGTTGCCAGCGTGTGCAATAATCCTACTCTGTCCTCCTCTGCCTCTCCAAGCCCTATGATTCCTCCTGTTTTTCGGTTAAAAGAAAAACACTTGAGAACATGTTTGTTCTTCTCAATCAATGTATCTATCGAATCAATGAATACTAAGGATGTTGGTTGTTTCATATCGTAGTTACCTGAACAGACATTGATTCCAGCTTCACGAACATGCTCAAGAGTTTCAAGGCGGTCGTCGTAGCTTCTAGTAGTGATGACGTTTGGGTAGTACTCTCTTGAAGTATCAAGATTGTGGTTATAAGCAGTGAGGCCGGCCTTCTTTAGCTCTAACGCTTGCTGCTTCTCAATCATGCCCAATGTGCAGCAAACCTCCATCCCCATGCCTCTGTTGTGAAGTGAGAGCCCATAAATATAGTTATAAAACATATTCAACAAACCAAGTTTGAAATGATCAGTTCAGATATCTCAAAATTGGTGTTTGACATGCACACAAACACAGATATTGGCAGCACTATGGGTACCTTATTTCTTTGATGTAGTCAAGTATCTGGTTGAAATTGGTTTTCCGTCCTATTGTATCTCTCCACGCAGCACCCATACAAAAACGTGTGCTACCAGCTTCTTTTGCCTAACAACCAATCAAAATTTGTTAGATTTAACATTAAGAGAGCTCATTACATTCTCAATATTCTTCATTAAAACAATCCCAATATCCTAGATTATCAGTTTTCATTATCATCCTGACGCTTGATTATTAATAAGTTTTAGAGAGTAAATAGATCTGCTACACAATGTATTTTAGACTCCTTGGATAGAGCATTAACTGATAAAACCCAACAAGAGTAAAAGCAAATGAAGATAACAGGATTATACTAAGAAACTCCATGTTCACTTCAACATTCCACATGTTTCTTACTGACACATTGTGCTAAAGAGTATACATCGAGCAAAGGAAACCGACAGGGAAACAACAAACCTTCTTTGCTGCTTCAATAACAGCGTCCTTGGACATGAGTTTTTGTGCCTTGACTCCCGTGCTATATCTGGAGGACTGAGGACAATACGAACAGTCCTCACTGCAACCACCAGTCTTTATAGAAAGGAGAGTACATTGCTGCACTTCCCTGAAGTTATGAACATGTCTATGAACCTGAGCCTGAAACCCCCCAAAGCCCCCACACAAATATCATTACCAAAGTAAAATACAAAGAACAATGAAAACCAGTTGTGCAGCCAAATGAACCAATTATTAAAGCAGATGCATTTCAATGAGATCCAAGCTCAGCAAAAACCTTCTCTACTCAAACAAACACGTTCagggaaaaacaaaaaaaaataaaaatcgataCTTTACAGAAACCCAACTCCACATTCATGAAACAGAGGAGGGACAACTACAAAGAGATAGAAAGGAGGGAACTTTACGCCATGGAAGAGGAGGTCAAGAACAGGAGAATCATAAACAGCCTTGATTTCATCTCTACTCCAGTCATTCCTCGCACCTTCCCGAATCGTCCTTTCAGCTTCAGCTAAGGCTGCTGATGAAGACGAGTAAGGAGAACAGCAAGAAGCAGATTGACGAAATGAGACAGAAGCCCTCAGCTGAGATCGAAATGTAAATCGAGCAAGCAtcattctttcttcttctcgagCTGATGTTTCTGCGCTAATCTTCTTCGTCTTCAGTCATCCTTGCCAGTGAGTGAAGTCACCGTTGGAGTTTCCGCCTCTCGTGACACTAATGGGCCTCTTTTAGACATTCTATTGGGCCGAAAACATGTTCCCAGACGACACCGTTTATCATTAACCGCAACAGTCCTTAAACGACAGCGTTTACGTCCTTAGTGTATTAAACTGGCCGGAGTCGCCGTGATAGAGTAGAGAAGATGAGCGGCGGAGGAAACAACGTCGTGAACAAAGTGTTCTACGCGACGTCGTATCATCCTATCCAAGCCGGAAGCATCGACGGGACCGACGTTGCGCCGCATGATAACGGCGTCCGTCGAGCTCTCCTATGTTACAACGCCGGTCTatgtaaactctctctctctctatctctattGCTCCTTCCAAGTTTATCACTTTGTTTCTGAATACTCAAAGCTCATCGGTTTGTATTTGTTCTGGGTATTTCGAAAGATGATCCCTTTGGCGATTCGAAAGCTGCCGGAGATCCTTACTGTACCTTATTCGTGGGTCGAATCTCTCATCTTACTACAGAGGATACTCTTCGTGAGGTaaagagtttttgttttgtcttcgTGCTGTGTGTTTAGCACTTTTGACTGAGCATGTTGTCTGCAGGCTATGAGTAAACATGGCAAAGTTAAGAGCTTGCGTATGGTCAGACACATTGGTAACGTTTTGTTCTTTCTTCCAAGATATTGTCTTTAGCGTAACTGTGTGATCTTCACATTatgttgtttcctttctttAGTGACGGGTGCATCACGAGGATATGCTTTTGTGGAGTATGAGACTGAAAAGGAGATGCGTCGTGCTTACGAGGTAACTGCAGtgatgcttcttcttttttttgtttatgtctTGCTTTGTTTTGTAAAGCTGTTTGAAATCCATGTCGTATATGGTTTTACAGGATGCTCATCATTCGTTCATTGATGGTAGAGAGATTATTGTTGATTATAATAGGCAGCAACTGATGCCTGGATGGATACCAAGACGATTAGGTTTCCCTATTCTTATGCTCTTTGTCTCTAAACTATAGATTTTCTATTAAGAGTTAGATCTTCATCTCTTTGCTTAATCCTTGGAAGCAGGAGGGGGACTTGGTGGTAGGAAAGAGTCTGGACAACTTCGTTTTGGAGGACGAGAAAGACCGTTCCGTGCTCCCTTGTACGGTTTTGTTTTCCTCTAAGTCCTGTTCCGGTTATATGTAACTAGCTGGAGATAGTTGTCATGAGCCTTGTAATTATCAGGTTCTTTCAAAATCATATATAATTGTGGATTATGTTTGTTATAGGCGGCCAATCCCTCATGAAGATTTGAAGAAGCTTGGGATTCAGCTTCCACCAGAGGGAAGATACATGTCACGTACCCAGGTCTTCACTACTATATGTTTACTGTTATATTGGGTCTTTTGTTCGTGTTTCTTGTGCTAAGAAGTGGCTTATTGATGTGTTGTTTAACGTGTCTAGAATACTAAAGACTTAACACATAATAATTTGCTTGTTGGATGTAGATACCATCACCACCGAGGAGAAAAGGGAGTGTGTCCGATAGAGAGGAAGGATATTATAGGGAAGAAGAGAGGAGCCCTGTCAAGAGAGAAGGGTCTTATCACGGTCACAGGGAAAGCGAGAGGGCTCATAGAAGACACAACAAAGACAAAGAGGAGCGTTCCAGAGTAGAGTCTCGGTCTGACAGAAAAGAGAGGTCACGAGGGAGAGAAGATCGATATGGTGATAAGGAAGATGTTTCTGGCAGCAGAAGATCAAACCATGGAGAAGAACGTCCTCACAAACGTCATAAACACAGGCGTCTCCGTCATCATAGGAGGTCTTCTAGCCGGGATCATCATTCTTCTGATTGAATCTCTTAAGTTTCTGTGAGAGATTCCACCTAGTGTCCCGAGAATCTTCAAACCGCATGATAGTTTGTAGTATAATTTGACAATGGAACATGTTGTTCGTGGGGCTAGTTTCTGTATTTAATAAACCATCAAAACACAAGAGACTAATGACTTCGGGGACACCATAAAGTTCTCAGTGCTATGATACGAAAAACATAGTTgtagttatttttcttttcttttcacttAGCCGGGTATCTGACAAGGAAGAAGCCAGAATTTTATCACAAAATATGATGCAAGCATGAACCGATGCCAAGCAATACTCGAGGTTTGATGCTAACGAAAACAAAACCTACCGTAATAAAAGAGTTAATGTGCTCTTAGGCTGAGAAGAGACAGACTTAGAAACAAAAATCATCTCTGTTTCTTTCTGTTGTCAGAACTTTGCTGTCATTACTTGAATGGACTTAAACTCCTAGTGTTCAATAGAAACACAGCTCTTTCTCTTTGTGCAATCAAGTCAATTAGTCAACCAACGTATTGACAAGACGTAGAATATAGAGTACAATGGTATGTACTTTCTATAAATCGACAATAATTGTTAAACTTGTAAAATTTcacgatttttgtaaaatatttgcAGAGCAGGAATATAGAAACCAGTTCCAAAAACCAATAAGTTCAGTAGTTACTAAGGTTTACTCCTTGATGAAGAGGAAAATAGAAAGACACCAATATGAGAAAAGGATTTCGTGTGGGAAGAGAGGTATGAGACCGACCGAACTGTGGCAACTCATTGACGGCTATGTCGCATCCAAGGTCTTTGACTACTTTGTATCAAATTGTTTCTTGTTAACGAAGTTTTATATATCCAAGCTTCGTCTATACCAAAGACCTAGTCCACAAATATTTCTATGAGAATAACGAAGTTTCGCTAAATACCATCCACCAGAAAAATCCATTCAAAGTGTCTAGATTAGTAATTTACTATTTTTAGAAACTTGcttaaacatataaatacacTAATAGCTAGCCCCATAATCAATCACCAACCAGAAAatttgaaaggaaaaaaaaagcaaaaaaaaaattactaagaAAAAATGGCGTTTGAAAGGAAAACTGCGATTTTGTCAATCGCTATAATTTTAATGATCATAGCAGTGACCGCAACAGAAGCTGATGGCCAATTTAATATCCGAAGGAGCTTAAATGATTTTGGTGGAGCTTGCTGCAATGTGTTCATTCATACATGTTGTTTTCCTCATCATTAACTTTACTACATTTAGTAACGTACTCTCTAATAATTCCTTCCAATATTTTCCTTTTCTACCAGGATGATTGATCATCTACCTACATATCTTATTAAGTGGACCATTGAACATAATGTTTGATTAGCAATGTATCTAAATTACATGTATGTATTTTTATAGAgacttttaatttaataaaccaTATACTGTAattcttaaccttctttttcatgaaatataaaagatatCCGCAAGAAAATTGATCAATGAAAACAgtattatgtaatatatatggAGCATcactttattaaaagaaatgaaTGACTATTTATGGTCAATGTTAAAGCTAGTTACAATTTCACTTCCATTCATGATtccaaatttataattatatttatacatagttacaagaaaatatataggtttgtatgattgttaacataatatatattgttttgtcAATATGACTACTAGTCGTTGTTGGTGTATAAGTTcaatacataatttaaattaaattatttaaaacaattatttatttattacatttttcttcattaataatgataaaacaTTCAAACAATCAATACAATAACAGTCGTTATGGCCAAGTCTCTGATTATTAGTATTATGTGCTTCAAATGCAAGAAAATGACTTGTTACTGATTGCTTGAATATGACATTTGCTTTTAGagataaaaattgaaaaatgattGATGAAACATCTATTTTGGGGCAGCTAAGATTCAACTAACCTCTCATAACTTCGGTGCAATATGTCCTGCATGAGA of the Brassica rapa cultivar Chiifu-401-42 chromosome A03, CAAS_Brap_v3.01, whole genome shotgun sequence genome contains:
- the LOC103858065 gene encoding uncharacterized protein LOC103858065 is translated as MCDSHFLSRCSSYEADFDSDSDISTSSSCSSYSESEEEINKDFGYELSTKKLENKKKKSNVLLEGYVLDAVVNDDLKRTKSLTDDDLEELKGCVDLGFGFNYEEIPELCNTLPALELCYSMSQKFMDQDHHHTSSPEKIESPVSSLASWKISSPGDNPDDVKARLRFWAQAVACTVRLCT
- the LOC103858064 gene encoding probable glutathione peroxidase 3, mitochondrial, encoding MPRSRTCVLILLLPLAFVFYLYMSLPSPAIVDQSSYSSIYHISVKDIEGNNVSLSKFTGKVLLIVNVASKCGLTQGNYKELNILYAKYKTKGLEILAFPCNQFGGQEPGSNKEIKDNICTTFKGEFPIFDKIEVNGENASPLYKFLKEQKGGLFGDSIKWNFAKFLVDKQGNVVDRYAPTTSPLEIEKDIEKLLSSA
- the LOC103858066 gene encoding biotin synthase, mitochondrial, whose amino-acid sequence is MMLARFTFRSQLRASVSFRQSASCCSPYSSSSAALAEAERTIREGARNDWSRDEIKAVYDSPVLDLLFHGAQVHRHVHNFREVQQCTLLSIKTGGCSEDCSYCPQSSRYSTGVKAQKLMSKDAVIEAAKKAKEAGSTRFCMGAAWRDTIGRKTNFNQILDYIKEIRGMGMEVCCTLGMIEKQQALELKKAGLTAYNHNLDTSREYYPNVITTRSYDDRLETLEHVREAGINVCSGGIIGLGEAEEDRVGLLHTLATLPSHPESVPINALLAVKGTPLEDQKPVEIWEMIRMIGTARIVMPKAMVRLSAGRVRFTMPEQALCFLAGANSIFTGEKLLTTPNNDFDADQLMFKTLGLIPKPPSFSEDDSESENCEKVASASH
- the LOC103858068 gene encoding U11/U12 small nuclear ribonucleoprotein 35 kDa protein isoform X2, with the protein product MSGGGNNVVNKVFYATSYHPIQAGSIDGTDVAPHDNGVRRALLCYNAGLYDPFGDSKAAGDPYCTLFVGRISHLTTEDTLREAMSKHGKVKSLRMVRHIVTGASRGYAFVEYETEKEMRRAYEDAHHSFIDGREIIVDYNRQQLMPGWIPRRLGGGLGGRKESGQLRFGGRERPFRAPLYHHHRGEKGVCPIERKDIIGKKRGALSREKGLITVTGKARGLIEDTTKTKRSVPE
- the LOC103858068 gene encoding U11/U12 small nuclear ribonucleoprotein 35 kDa protein isoform X1 is translated as MSGGGNNVVNKVFYATSYHPIQAGSIDGTDVAPHDNGVRRALLCYNAGLYDPFGDSKAAGDPYCTLFVGRISHLTTEDTLREAMSKHGKVKSLRMVRHIVTGASRGYAFVEYETEKEMRRAYEDAHHSFIDGREIIVDYNRQQLMPGWIPRRLGGGLGGRKESGQLRFGGRERPFRAPLRPIPHEDLKKLGIQLPPEGRYMSRTQIPSPPRRKGSVSDREEGYYREEERSPVKREGSYHGHRESERAHRRHNKDKEERSRVESRSDRKERSRGREDRYGDKEDVSGSRRSNHGEERPHKRHKHRRLRHHRRSSSRDHHSSD
- the LOC108871304 gene encoding uncharacterized protein LOC108871304, translated to MAFERKTAILSIAIILMIIAVTATEADGQFNIRRSLNDFGGACCNVFIHTCCFPHH